The following coding sequences are from one Pocillopora verrucosa isolate sample1 chromosome 5, ASM3666991v2, whole genome shotgun sequence window:
- the LOC131784492 gene encoding uncharacterized protein, translated as MLKVMMMMMMLWQLMSLVLADHSFSPMDDEKTPAENQCPTCQGDNEVDCNSKITMVACPKEAPICAVYKSIYDEFSRHCVSQEEYNHIVNECEKYRDCSMVKYVFQCPTCIGEGKDEATAKANCDINIKKKTCSRKTPVCAVYYIPELRKFARHCMNQILYDKTVEKCQSKGCKAEKCTQPGCMGGEMPVFEGIQCPSCEGKDENDCDSQIKMETCPLEAPTCAVYTNDEDHFNRGCVNQAEYETLLNKCEEHGDCTIRKYEFQCPSCSGKEGNGKTAEADCNERIKMETCTQKHPICEAVSDNLGTFTRNCTNEMDHSITRNDCNFFQDCKASKCTEPRCMA; from the exons ATGTTGAaggtaatgatgatgatgatgatgttatgGCAGTTGATGAGTCTTGTTCTCGCTGATCATTCGTTTTCACCAATGGATGATGAAAAAACTCCCGCAG aaaatcaatGTCCCACTTGTCAAGGAGATAACGAAGTTGATTGTAACAGCAAAATCACGATGGTAGCTTGCCCCAAAGAGGCGCCAATATGTGCAGTGTACAAAAGTATCTATGATGAATTCAGTCGTCACTGCGTCAGCCAGGAGGAATATAACCACATCGTGAACGAGTGCGAGAAATACCGCGATTGTTCGATGGTGAAGTACG TGTTTCAGTGCCCAACATGTATCGGCGAGGGAAAAGATGAAGCCACAGCCAAAGCTAATTGTGACAtcaatataaaaaagaaaacctgtaGCAGGAAGACGCCAGTGTGTGCGGTATATTACATTCCTGAGTTGAGAAAATTCGCTCGTCATTGCATGAACCAAATTCTTTACGACAAAACCGTGGAAAAATGCCAAAGCAAGGGGTGCAAGGCGGAAAAATGCACTCAGCCGGGATGCATGGGAGGAGAGATGCCAG TATTTGAAGGAATTCAATGCCCTTCTTGTGAAGGCAAGGACGAAAATGACTGCGATAGCCAAATTAAGATGGAGACTTGTCCATTAGAGGCGCCAACTTGTGCAGTGTACACAAATGATGAGGATCATTTCAATCGTGGTTGCGTCAACCAAGCGGAATATGAAACTTTATTGAACAAGTGCGAGGAACACGGCGATTGTACCATAAGAAAGTACG AGTTTCAGTGCCCTTCCTGTAGCGGCAAGGAAGGAAATGGCAAAACTGCTGAAGCCGATTGTAATGAAAGAATAAAGATGGAAACCTGCACCCAAAAGCACCCTATTTGTGAGGCAGTTTCGGATAACTTGGGTACATTCACTCGTAATTGCACCAACGAAATGGATCACAGTATCACGAGGAACGACTGTAACTTTTTCCAAGACTGCAAAGCGTCAAAGTGCACTGAGCCCCGTTGTATGGCTTAG